One part of the Alistipes onderdonkii genome encodes these proteins:
- the holA gene encoding DNA polymerase III subunit delta, whose protein sequence is MAKSVLKFKDSVAAYEQLAGQIAARRFVPIYLLMGEESYFIDAIAEQIATTVLGEAERAFNQLTVYGRDSEAGQVINLCRQMPMMGSYQVVILKEAQQLRGLDKLSLYTQKPSPTTILVICHKEKNADRRSAFYKGCAANGAVLESMRPRDYEIASWLQRFIAGKGLAIDTKALSMLTDHLGTDISKISNELGKLVVSLPEGTKRITDADIEANIGISKDYNNFELCKAVATRDMARALTIAEHFARNPKDNPLLVTVLALFGQFKELFVVNYLRWLSRHKGVAFPPDTELMRILKKSNVYVIGEIKQNAANWDNRKVFNILGLLREYDAKSKGMNAGGASDGELLRELLLKIFML, encoded by the coding sequence ATGGCTAAAAGCGTACTGAAATTCAAGGATTCCGTCGCCGCATACGAACAACTCGCCGGCCAGATCGCCGCACGGCGGTTCGTCCCCATCTACCTGCTCATGGGCGAAGAGAGCTACTTCATCGACGCCATCGCCGAGCAGATAGCCACGACCGTGCTGGGCGAAGCCGAACGGGCTTTCAACCAGCTCACCGTCTACGGCAGGGACTCCGAGGCGGGGCAGGTCATCAACCTCTGCCGCCAGATGCCGATGATGGGATCCTACCAGGTCGTCATCCTCAAGGAGGCGCAGCAGCTGCGCGGGCTGGACAAGCTCTCGCTCTACACCCAGAAGCCGTCGCCGACGACGATCCTCGTAATCTGCCACAAGGAGAAAAACGCCGACAGGCGTTCGGCCTTCTACAAGGGTTGCGCCGCCAACGGCGCGGTGCTCGAGTCGATGCGTCCGCGCGACTACGAGATCGCCTCGTGGCTCCAGCGATTCATCGCCGGGAAAGGGTTGGCGATCGACACGAAGGCGCTGTCGATGCTGACCGACCACCTGGGCACCGACATTTCGAAAATCTCGAACGAGCTGGGCAAACTGGTCGTCTCGCTGCCCGAAGGCACGAAGCGCATCACCGACGCCGACATCGAGGCCAACATCGGCATCTCGAAGGACTACAACAACTTCGAGCTGTGCAAGGCCGTGGCGACCCGGGACATGGCGCGGGCACTGACGATCGCGGAGCATTTCGCCCGCAACCCCAAGGACAACCCGCTGCTGGTCACCGTACTGGCGCTTTTCGGGCAGTTCAAGGAGCTCTTCGTCGTGAACTACCTCCGCTGGCTCTCGCGGCACAAGGGGGTCGCATTCCCGCCCGACACGGAGCTGATGCGCATCCTCAAGAAGAGCAACGTCTACGTCATCGGCGAGATCAAGCAGAACGCCGCCAACTGGGACAACCGCAAGGTATTCAACATCCTCGGCCTGCTGCGCGAATACGACGCCAAGAGCAAGGGCATGAACGCCGGGGGTGCATCGGACGGCGAACTGCTGCGCGAACTGCTGCTCAAAATCTTCATGCTCTGA
- the tilS gene encoding tRNA lysidine(34) synthetase TilS, translating to MALLEAFQRYVAENDLATHDDRILLTVSGGVDSMVMLSLFTRSGYSVGVAHCNFQLRGAESEEDEVLVEEEAKKYGVEFYNKRFETTAEMERTGESMEMAARRLRYAWFDTLSRGQGYTAVAIAHHADDSIETFFINLLRGTGLRGLTGISTQVGRIIRPLMFASRKEILEYAVANRIPFREDSSNRSTKYLRNKIRLGLIPRIREINPKFTSLMSRNLARLTDAQLFINHGIERIRGEAVTSADGFDTIHLDRIDPAFPQEFVIYELLSSAYGFKGDVVDSLCHSLRHDMTGRRFYSRERVAYVDRGTIVVAPITPDDACMTQVERGAQRSYCGNSVLYFEYTDIDTIKNFGVPEHIAQVDADRLQFPLTLRRWREGDSFVPFGMTGRKKVSDFLIDAKVSMAEKQRQFVLLSGGEIVWLVGRRIDDRYRLTPDTENVLRITKEIV from the coding sequence ATGGCACTTTTAGAGGCTTTCCAGAGGTATGTCGCCGAGAATGACCTGGCGACGCACGACGACCGCATCCTGCTGACCGTTTCGGGGGGCGTGGATTCGATGGTCATGCTGTCGCTTTTCACCCGCAGCGGCTATTCGGTGGGCGTGGCGCACTGCAATTTCCAGCTGCGGGGCGCCGAGAGCGAAGAGGACGAGGTGCTGGTGGAAGAGGAAGCGAAGAAGTACGGCGTGGAGTTTTACAACAAGCGGTTCGAAACCACGGCCGAAATGGAGCGCACGGGCGAGTCGATGGAAATGGCGGCACGACGCCTGCGCTATGCGTGGTTCGACACCCTGAGCCGCGGGCAGGGCTACACGGCCGTGGCGATCGCCCACCATGCCGACGACTCGATCGAGACGTTCTTCATCAACCTGCTGCGCGGCACGGGGCTGCGCGGGCTGACGGGCATCTCGACGCAGGTGGGCAGGATCATCCGTCCGCTGATGTTCGCTTCGCGCAAGGAGATCCTCGAATATGCCGTAGCCAACCGCATCCCGTTCCGCGAGGATTCGTCGAACCGCTCGACCAAATACCTGCGCAACAAGATCCGGCTCGGACTGATCCCCCGCATCCGGGAGATCAACCCCAAGTTCACGAGCCTCATGAGCCGCAACCTGGCACGCCTGACCGATGCCCAGCTATTCATCAACCACGGCATCGAACGTATCCGCGGCGAGGCGGTGACTTCGGCGGACGGGTTCGACACGATCCACCTCGACCGCATCGACCCAGCATTCCCGCAGGAGTTCGTGATTTACGAGTTGCTGAGTTCGGCCTACGGGTTCAAGGGCGACGTCGTCGACTCGCTCTGCCATTCGCTCCGGCACGACATGACGGGGCGACGCTTTTATTCGCGCGAACGGGTGGCCTACGTCGACCGCGGCACCATCGTCGTGGCGCCGATCACCCCCGACGACGCCTGCATGACGCAGGTGGAAAGGGGCGCACAGCGGAGCTACTGCGGCAATTCGGTGCTCTACTTCGAATATACGGACATCGACACGATCAAGAATTTCGGCGTACCGGAGCATATCGCCCAGGTCGATGCCGACCGCTTACAATTTCCGCTCACGCTGCGCCGCTGGCGCGAAGGCGACTCCTTCGTGCCGTTCGGCATGACGGGGCGCAAGAAAGTGAGCGATTTTTTGATCGACGCCAAGGTCTCGATGGCCGAAAAACAGCGGCAGTTCGTACTGCTGTCGGGCGGCGAGATCGTATGGCTCGTCGGCCGCCGCATCGACGACCGCTACCGCCTGACGCCCGACACGGAGAACGTGCTGCGTATCACCAAAGAAATCGTCTGA
- the murB gene encoding UDP-N-acetylmuramate dehydrogenase, translating to MIREFHQTSLRGRNSFGVEQHAARLVEFETEEDLHAIFGGGIPDRWSVLSGGNNILFTQDYDGLLLTPVSQRIALLGEEGGTVHVRADAGVEWDDLVEWAVQRGLWGLENLSLIPGKAGAAPVQNIGAYGCEAKDAIEQVHMFCVENCKCMTLDAAHCCFGYRESIFKHDLRGRVVITAVDIRLSRTPQPRLGYGDVEREVESRGGTTLRNIREAICAIRRAKLPDPKVTGNAGSFFKNPVVDESVAQQLRARWPDMPLYPATLSGKAKLAAGWLIDKAGLKGCRSGRVGIHERQALVLVNLGGATGGEILDFARMVQARVHEKFGIEIDTEVNIL from the coding sequence ATGATCCGAGAATTTCACCAAACCAGCCTGCGCGGACGCAACAGTTTCGGCGTCGAGCAGCACGCCGCCCGGCTCGTCGAATTCGAGACCGAGGAGGATCTGCACGCGATTTTCGGCGGCGGAATCCCCGACCGCTGGAGCGTCCTGAGCGGCGGCAACAACATACTTTTCACACAGGACTACGACGGGCTGCTGCTGACCCCCGTCTCGCAGCGGATCGCCCTGCTCGGAGAAGAGGGGGGCACGGTACACGTGCGCGCCGACGCCGGGGTCGAATGGGACGACCTGGTGGAGTGGGCCGTACAGCGCGGATTGTGGGGGCTCGAAAACCTCTCGCTGATCCCGGGCAAGGCCGGGGCGGCGCCCGTGCAGAACATCGGCGCCTACGGCTGCGAGGCGAAGGACGCGATCGAGCAGGTACACATGTTCTGCGTGGAAAACTGCAAATGCATGACGCTCGACGCCGCGCACTGCTGTTTCGGTTACCGCGAAAGCATCTTCAAGCACGACCTGCGGGGACGTGTCGTCATCACGGCGGTAGACATCCGCCTTTCGCGTACGCCGCAACCCCGGCTGGGGTACGGCGACGTGGAGCGCGAAGTCGAATCCCGCGGCGGCACGACGCTGCGCAACATCCGCGAGGCAATCTGCGCCATCCGCCGCGCCAAACTACCCGACCCGAAGGTGACGGGCAATGCGGGGAGCTTCTTCAAAAACCCGGTCGTCGATGAATCCGTGGCGCAGCAACTGCGGGCCCGCTGGCCCGACATGCCGCTCTACCCCGCCACCCTTTCGGGCAAGGCCAAACTCGCCGCCGGGTGGCTCATCGACAAGGCGGGGCTGAAAGGCTGCCGAAGCGGACGGGTAGGCATCCATGAACGGCAGGCACTGGTATTGGTGAACCTGGGAGGCGCCACGGGCGGCGAGATACTCGATTTTGCCCGCATGGTACAGGCCCGCGTACACGAAAAGTTCGGCATAGAGATAGACACCGAAGTCAACATATTGTAA
- a CDS encoding DUF4301 family protein, translated as MFTEKDLQQIEKHGLTPDAVERQLENFRRGFPFLKVVRAASPGDGVMVVGDAEAAAAVARYEREADRLGIVKFVPASGAATRMFKELFEFVNEGKRGKGIDTLLDNIGRFAFWPELKAVLPPDADDKATVRAIVKDGLGYGQKPKGLVTFHAYPEGARKAVEEHLVEGAVYAAARGVARIHFTVSPEHIAGFETLLAEKVPVYEQRFGIRYDISFSVQKPSTDTIAVNPDNTPFRQDDGTLLFRPAGHGALVENLNEIDADLVFIKNIDNVTTDAQRGDTIRYKKVLAGILLDLQDRAFEYLKALEVGGAELEPIVEFIEQRLCVKLPADYDSALLRAVLDRPIRVCGMVRNEGEPGGGPFWASNADGTQSLQIAESSQIAPADQPLMKAATHFNPVDLVCGVRDSKGRKFDLRRYTDPATGFISSKSSGGRELRAQELPGLWNGTMSRWNTIFVDVPITTFSPVKVVQDLLRPQHQ; from the coding sequence ATGTTTACCGAAAAAGATTTACAGCAGATCGAAAAACACGGGCTGACTCCCGACGCGGTCGAGCGCCAGCTGGAGAATTTCCGCCGCGGGTTCCCCTTCCTGAAGGTTGTGCGCGCCGCATCGCCCGGCGACGGGGTGATGGTCGTGGGCGACGCGGAGGCTGCCGCCGCCGTGGCGCGTTATGAACGGGAGGCCGACCGCCTGGGCATCGTGAAATTCGTGCCAGCCTCGGGTGCCGCGACCCGTATGTTCAAGGAGTTGTTCGAGTTTGTCAACGAGGGTAAGCGCGGCAAGGGCATCGACACGTTGCTGGACAATATCGGGCGCTTCGCCTTCTGGCCGGAACTCAAGGCCGTGCTGCCGCCCGATGCCGACGACAAGGCAACCGTGCGTGCCATCGTAAAGGACGGGCTCGGCTACGGGCAGAAGCCCAAGGGGCTGGTGACCTTCCATGCCTATCCCGAAGGGGCGCGCAAGGCGGTGGAGGAGCACCTGGTGGAGGGCGCGGTCTATGCCGCGGCCAGAGGCGTGGCCCGGATCCATTTCACCGTGTCGCCCGAGCACATCGCGGGCTTCGAAACCCTCCTGGCGGAAAAGGTACCCGTGTACGAACAGCGTTTCGGCATCCGTTACGACATCTCGTTCTCGGTGCAGAAACCTTCGACCGATACGATTGCCGTCAATCCCGACAACACCCCTTTCCGGCAGGACGACGGCACGCTGCTGTTCCGTCCGGCAGGGCACGGCGCGTTAGTCGAGAACCTGAACGAAATCGACGCCGATCTGGTGTTCATCAAGAACATCGACAACGTGACGACCGATGCGCAGCGCGGCGATACGATCCGCTATAAAAAGGTATTGGCCGGCATCCTGCTGGATTTGCAGGATCGGGCTTTCGAGTACCTCAAAGCGCTTGAGGTGGGCGGTGCCGAGCTGGAGCCGATCGTGGAGTTCATCGAACAGCGTTTGTGCGTCAAACTGCCCGCCGACTACGATTCTGCCCTGTTGCGCGCCGTGCTCGACCGTCCGATCCGTGTCTGCGGCATGGTTCGCAATGAAGGCGAGCCGGGAGGCGGCCCGTTCTGGGCTTCGAACGCCGATGGCACGCAGTCGCTCCAGATCGCCGAGTCGAGCCAGATCGCACCCGCCGACCAGCCGCTGATGAAGGCCGCGACGCATTTCAATCCCGTAGACCTCGTGTGCGGCGTCCGGGATTCCAAGGGGCGCAAGTTCGACCTGCGGCGTTATACCGACCCTGCGACGGGCTTTATCTCGTCCAAGTCGAGCGGTGGCCGCGAATTGCGTGCGCAGGAGTTGCCCGGTTTGTGGAACGGCACGATGTCGCGGTGGAACACCATCTTCGTGGATGTGCCCATCACGACCTTCTCGCCCGTGAAAGTCGTGCAGGATTTGCTGCGTCCCCAGCACCAGTGA
- a CDS encoding DUF2764 family protein, which yields MFTTNYYCLVAGLKEYSLDADTKGFDAKAIVGEILEGVDGADADAVRLLYGYYDCENIASLRAGRSAHNPLGNFTREELEEEVKTPRRLPAPVARVLRAFADPEGEDAEEVDTAGRFETALFGAYYDACSRSRSRFLRAWSEFDRNLRNVTAAVTARAAGRPVEEVTVGGGDVVEQLERSSAADFGLRGELPYIDAVIAAVNDEANLVEKEHKIDLIRWNEAVELATFDYFDINSILSYLSRVNIVARWTQLDAVRGREMFERLMAELDGKGLIENKQ from the coding sequence ATGTTCACGACGAATTATTATTGTCTGGTAGCCGGGCTGAAGGAGTATTCGCTCGATGCCGACACCAAGGGTTTCGATGCCAAGGCCATCGTCGGGGAGATCCTCGAAGGGGTGGACGGGGCCGATGCCGACGCGGTGCGGCTGTTGTACGGCTATTACGACTGTGAGAATATCGCTTCGCTGCGTGCGGGGCGCTCGGCGCACAATCCGCTGGGTAACTTCACACGCGAGGAGCTGGAAGAGGAGGTGAAGACTCCCCGGCGCCTGCCGGCGCCCGTAGCCCGCGTATTGCGCGCCTTTGCCGACCCCGAAGGCGAGGATGCCGAGGAGGTCGATACGGCCGGGCGCTTCGAGACTGCGCTCTTCGGGGCCTACTACGATGCCTGCAGCCGCTCCCGGAGCCGCTTCCTGCGCGCATGGTCGGAATTCGACCGCAACCTGCGCAATGTGACGGCCGCCGTGACGGCCCGTGCGGCGGGGCGGCCCGTCGAGGAGGTGACCGTCGGCGGAGGCGACGTGGTCGAGCAGCTGGAGCGCAGCTCGGCTGCCGATTTCGGGCTGCGGGGCGAGTTGCCCTACATCGACGCCGTGATCGCTGCCGTGAACGACGAGGCCAACCTCGTGGAGAAGGAGCACAAGATCGACCTGATCCGCTGGAACGAAGCCGTGGAGCTGGCGACGTTCGACTATTTCGACATTAATTCCATCCTGTCGTACCTGTCGCGTGTCAACATCGTGGCGCGCTGGACGCAGCTCGATGCGGTGCGCGGACGCGAGATGTTCGAGCGTTTGATGGCCGAGCTGGATGGCAAAGGGCTGATAGAAAATAAACAATAG
- a CDS encoding V-type ATP synthase subunit A, with product MKTTGRVNGIISNIVIVKADGAVGQNEICYVYTGDTKMMAEVIKVVGDSAYVQVFDSTRGLKIGDRVEFEGHMLEVTLAPGLLSRNYDGLQNDLEKMDGLFIARGSITDPVDFSAEWEFAPLAKAGDKVSAASWLGEVKEQWVSHKIMVPFTMTGNYTVKSIVAAGKYKVTDTVAVVTDDEGREHGITMVQKWPVKQAVRCYVEKPRPSRVMETGVRAIDTFNPMAEGGTGFIPGPFGAGKTVLQHAISKQADADIIIMVACGERANEVVEIFKEFPELIDPRTGHNLMERTIIVCNTSNMPVAAREASVYTGMTIGEYYRAMGLKVLVMADSTSRWAQALREMSNRLEELPGQDAFPMDLSAIISNFYSRAGLVKLTNGETGSVTFLGTVSPAGGNLKEPVTESTKKAARCFYALSQGRADSKRYPSIDPLDSYSKYLEYPEIREYLDDHIEKDWVDLVYAGKTIVQRGKEANDQINILGDDGVPVEYHERFWKSELIDFVILQQDAFDDIDANCPIERQKMMYKMVLDICRKDFAFADFEECSQFFKGLINLFRQMNYSQWQSEKFNGYLKQIEEYVSEKTK from the coding sequence ATGAAAACTACAGGACGTGTAAATGGTATCATCTCCAATATCGTGATCGTCAAGGCCGACGGAGCCGTGGGCCAGAACGAGATCTGCTACGTGTATACGGGGGATACCAAAATGATGGCCGAGGTCATCAAGGTCGTAGGCGACAGCGCCTATGTCCAGGTTTTTGACAGCACCCGGGGGCTGAAGATCGGCGACAGGGTCGAGTTCGAGGGGCATATGCTCGAAGTGACGCTCGCTCCGGGCCTCTTGTCGCGCAACTACGACGGTCTGCAGAACGACCTCGAAAAGATGGACGGCCTGTTCATCGCGCGCGGTTCGATCACCGACCCGGTCGATTTCTCGGCCGAATGGGAGTTCGCCCCGCTGGCGAAGGCGGGCGACAAGGTCTCGGCCGCATCGTGGCTGGGCGAGGTCAAGGAGCAGTGGGTGAGCCACAAGATCATGGTGCCTTTCACGATGACCGGCAATTATACGGTCAAGAGCATCGTTGCGGCCGGGAAATACAAGGTTACGGACACGGTTGCCGTGGTGACGGACGACGAAGGCCGGGAGCACGGGATCACGATGGTGCAGAAATGGCCGGTGAAGCAGGCCGTGCGCTGCTACGTCGAGAAGCCGCGCCCCTCGCGTGTGATGGAGACGGGCGTTCGTGCCATCGACACCTTCAATCCGATGGCCGAGGGCGGTACGGGTTTTATTCCCGGGCCTTTCGGTGCCGGCAAGACGGTGCTCCAGCACGCTATTTCGAAGCAGGCCGATGCCGATATCATCATCATGGTGGCATGCGGCGAGCGTGCCAACGAGGTGGTGGAGATCTTCAAGGAGTTCCCCGAGCTGATCGACCCCCGTACGGGGCACAACCTGATGGAGCGTACGATCATCGTCTGCAATACGTCGAACATGCCCGTTGCGGCGCGTGAGGCGTCGGTATATACGGGCATGACGATCGGCGAATACTACCGTGCCATGGGTCTCAAGGTGCTCGTGATGGCCGACTCGACGTCGCGCTGGGCACAGGCGCTGCGCGAGATGTCGAACCGCCTGGAGGAGCTTCCCGGACAGGACGCTTTCCCGATGGACCTTTCGGCGATCATCTCGAACTTCTACTCGCGGGCCGGCCTGGTGAAACTCACCAACGGGGAGACCGGTTCGGTGACCTTCCTCGGAACGGTGTCGCCCGCGGGCGGTAACCTCAAGGAGCCGGTGACCGAATCCACGAAGAAGGCGGCGCGTTGTTTCTACGCCCTTTCGCAGGGGCGCGCCGACTCGAAGCGCTACCCGTCCATCGACCCGCTGGATTCCTACTCGAAATATCTGGAATACCCCGAGATCCGCGAATACCTCGACGATCATATCGAGAAGGATTGGGTAGACCTCGTGTATGCCGGCAAGACCATCGTGCAGCGCGGCAAGGAGGCCAATGACCAGATCAACATCCTGGGTGATGACGGCGTGCCGGTGGAGTACCACGAACGTTTCTGGAAGTCGGAGCTGATCGACTTCGTGATCCTCCAGCAGGACGCTTTCGACGACATCGATGCCAACTGTCCGATCGAGCGCCAGAAGATGATGTATAAAATGGTGCTCGACATCTGCCGGAAGGATTTCGCCTTCGCCGATTTCGAAGAGTGCTCGCAGTTCTTCAAGGGTCTTATCAACCTCTTCCGCCAGATGAACTATTCGCAGTGGCAGTCGGAGAAGTTCAACGGCTACCTGAAGCAGATCGAGGAGTATGTGAGTGAAAAAACAAAATAA
- a CDS encoding V-type ATP synthase subunit B, with protein sequence MTTRAFQKIYTKIDNITKATVTLRAQGVGNDELATVGGKLAQVVKIMGENVTLQVFAGTEGLATDSEVVFHGEPPKLRVSDNLAGRFFNAYGEPLEGGEIVEGEAREIGGPTVNPFRRIQPSELIATGIAGIDLNNTIVTGQKIPFFADPDQPYNAVMANVALRAKADKIILGGMGLTNDDFLYFKSVFENAGALDRIVSFVNTTENPPVERLLVPDMALTAAEYFAVDKGEKVLVLLTDMTLYADALAIVSNRMDQIPSKDSMPGSLYSDLAKIYEKAVQLPNGGSITIIAVTTLSGGDITHAIPDNTGYITEGQLFLRNDSDTGKVIVDPFRSLSRLKQLVIGKKTREDHPQVMNACVRLYADAANAKTKLENGFDLSDYDERTLKFAYDYSEKLLSIDVNIGITEMLDTAWGLFAKYFSKEEVAIKEELIKKYWKEA encoded by the coding sequence ATGACAACACGAGCTTTTCAGAAAATATATACCAAAATCGACAACATCACCAAGGCGACCGTGACCCTGCGGGCGCAGGGCGTCGGCAACGACGAGCTGGCCACCGTGGGCGGCAAGCTGGCGCAGGTGGTGAAAATCATGGGCGAGAACGTGACGTTGCAGGTTTTCGCAGGTACCGAGGGGCTGGCTACCGACTCGGAAGTGGTCTTCCACGGCGAACCTCCCAAGCTGCGCGTGTCGGACAACCTCGCGGGACGCTTCTTCAACGCCTACGGCGAACCGCTCGAAGGCGGTGAGATCGTCGAGGGCGAGGCGCGCGAGATCGGCGGCCCGACGGTAAACCCGTTCCGCCGTATCCAGCCTTCGGAGCTGATCGCCACGGGTATTGCCGGTATCGACCTGAACAACACGATCGTGACGGGGCAGAAGATCCCTTTCTTCGCCGACCCCGACCAGCCCTATAACGCCGTAATGGCCAACGTGGCGCTGCGTGCCAAAGCCGACAAGATCATCCTGGGCGGCATGGGACTCACCAACGACGACTTCCTCTATTTCAAGTCGGTGTTCGAGAATGCCGGTGCGCTCGACCGTATCGTGTCGTTCGTCAACACGACCGAGAACCCGCCCGTGGAGCGGCTGCTCGTCCCCGACATGGCGCTGACCGCCGCCGAGTACTTCGCGGTGGACAAGGGCGAGAAGGTACTCGTCCTGCTGACCGACATGACGCTCTATGCCGATGCGCTGGCCATCGTGTCGAACCGTATGGATCAGATCCCGTCGAAGGACTCGATGCCCGGTTCTCTCTACTCCGACCTGGCCAAGATCTACGAGAAGGCCGTGCAGCTGCCCAACGGCGGCTCGATCACGATCATTGCCGTGACGACCCTGTCGGGCGGCGACATCACGCACGCCATCCCCGACAACACGGGTTACATCACCGAGGGCCAGCTGTTCCTGAGGAACGATTCCGATACGGGCAAGGTCATCGTCGACCCGTTCCGTTCGCTGTCGCGTCTGAAGCAGCTCGTGATCGGCAAGAAGACCCGCGAAGACCATCCGCAGGTGATGAACGCCTGTGTGCGTCTGTACGCCGATGCCGCCAATGCCAAGACCAAGCTCGAGAACGGTTTCGACCTCTCGGACTACGATGAGCGTACGCTGAAGTTCGCATACGACTATTCGGAGAAACTCCTTTCGATCGACGTCAACATCGGCATTACCGAGATGCTCGACACGGCATGGGGGCTCTTTGCCAAATATTTCTCCAAGGAGGAAGTTGCGATCAAGGAGGAACTCATCAAAAAGTACTGGAAAGAAGCGTAA
- a CDS encoding V-type ATP synthase subunit D, giving the protein MAIKFQYNKTSLGDLGKQLKMRQKALPTIKSKESALRSEVKKAKDSAGDYRRRLDALKAEYDYMVSLWGEFDCDLLRIADVELSVQKIAGVRTPVLQDVKFEEKPYDLFSSPVWFADGIDILKRMAQLGIEFEVYNRKMELLDHARRKTTQKVNLYEKVQIPGYEDAIRKIKRFMEDEENLSKSAQKIVKTKQQQAGEGAML; this is encoded by the coding sequence ATGGCAATCAAATTTCAATATAACAAGACCTCGCTCGGCGACCTCGGCAAACAGCTGAAAATGCGGCAGAAGGCGCTCCCTACGATCAAAAGTAAGGAGTCGGCCCTGCGCTCCGAGGTGAAGAAGGCGAAGGACTCCGCGGGCGATTACCGCCGTCGGCTCGATGCCCTGAAGGCCGAGTACGACTACATGGTATCGCTCTGGGGAGAGTTTGATTGTGACCTCTTGCGCATCGCTGATGTCGAACTTTCGGTACAGAAGATCGCGGGTGTGCGTACACCCGTCTTGCAGGACGTGAAATTCGAGGAGAAGCCCTACGACCTCTTCTCGTCGCCCGTATGGTTCGCCGACGGAATCGATATCCTCAAGCGCATGGCGCAGCTGGGAATCGAATTCGAGGTGTATAACCGCAAGATGGAGTTGCTGGATCACGCACGCCGTAAAACCACTCAGAAGGTGAACTTGTACGAAAAGGTGCAGATACCCGGGTACGAGGACGCCATACGTAAGATCAAACGCTTCATGGAAGACGAGGAGAACCTTTCCAAGTCGGCCCAGAAGATCGTGAAAACCAAACAGCAACAGGCCGGGGAGGGCGCGATGTTATGA